From a region of the Trichoderma atroviride chromosome 6, complete sequence genome:
- a CDS encoding uncharacterized protein (EggNog:ENOG41), translated as MASKVFNVGVVGYGLSAKVFHIPFITTTPSLALHSIVQRSPKPNDSAPADYPNLKHYTDSAALIADPDVDVVVVTTPPDNHFDLTKRALEAGKHVLTEKPFVPSSAEAQQLADISKKTGKLICVYQNRRWDADFLLAKHLIEAGQLGRIVEFNTHFDRYRADAPTNWKGQLGVSHGGSALFDLGTHLIDQAYVLFGLPQSVRGRLLNQREARAEFETPDAVSAQLFYASGLLVNVGISALSAETRQLRYWVRGTKGSFRKFDLDPQEDQLRAGGKPTDAGYGVESTANSSLTAVDEATGKASEVPVPQLEPETYRAFYSQFANALVSGKAEDVPVKAEQARDVLRIIEGVLESAKTGKDAVLA; from the exons ATGGCCAGCAAAGTCTTCAACGTCGGCGTCGTAGGCTACGG CCTCTCCGCCAAAGTCTTCCACATCcccttcatcaccaccaccccCTCCCTCGCTCTCCACTCCATCGTCCAGCGCTCGCCCAAGCCCAACGACTCGGCCCCCGCCGACTACCCAAACCTCAAGCACTACACAGACTCGGCCGCCCTCATCGCCGACCCAGACGtcgacgtcgtcgtcgtcaccaCGCCGCCCGACAACCACTTCGACCTGACCAAGCGCGCGCTCGAGGCCGGCAAGCACGTCCTGACCGAGAAGCCCTTTGTGCCCAGCTCGGCCGAGGCCCAACAACTCGCCGACATTTCCAAGAAGACGGGCAAGCTCATCTGCGTGTACCAGAACCGCCGCTGGGACGCCGACTTCCTGCTGGCCAAGCACCTCATCGAGGCCGGCCAGCTCGGCCGCATCGTCGAGTTCAACACGCACTTTGACCGCTACCGCGCCGACGCGCCCACCAACTGGAAGGGCCAGCTGGGCGTCTCgcacggcggcagcgcccTCTTCGACCTGGGCACGCACCTCATCGACCAGGCCTACGTGCTCTTCGGCCTGCCCCAGTCCGTCCGCGGCCGCCTGCTGAACCAGCGTGAGGCCCGCGCCGAGTTCGAGACGCCCGACGCCGTGTCCGCGCAGCTCTTCTACGCCTCGGGCCTGCTGGTCAACGTCGGCATCAGCGCCCTCAGCGCCGAGACGCGCCAGCTGCGCTACTGGGTGCGCGGCACAAAGGGCAGCTTCCGCAAGTTCGACCTCGACCCGCAGGAGGACCAGCTGCGCGCCGGCGGAAAGCCCACCGATGCCGGATACGGCGTGGAGAGcaccgccaacagcagcctGACGGCCGTCGACGAGGCCACCGGCAAGGCCAGCGAGGTGCCCGTCCCGCAGCTCGAGCCCGAGACGTACCGCGCCTTTTACAGCCAGTTTGCCAATGCCCTGGTCAGCGGAAAGGCCGAGGACGTTCCCGTCAAGGCGGAGCAGGCCCGCGATGTGCTGAGGATCATTGAGGGTGTCTTGGAGAGCGCAAAGACTGGCAAGGATGCTGTTCTGGCATAG
- a CDS encoding uncharacterized protein (EggNog:ENOG41): MQDQHSQLFLSGNLSCETDSLHYVVAPIAHIKESTLYDHVKPYMILSAGDVDIPKTNCFFTAGNNVVIRDLRASGSGLRDADGFDSQGFAYLDVPSGVKLSMEKFKSSDVSGELLEYLEETRTFVHGFFKANKTICFDWRLRTSYNNKGSHSEEDISLARTDPIPPAYKAHADLSYEGGLKALKAYLNEQELRHLHDGSSRCRIINCWRPLVAVVEDVPLAMCDRRSVQLADWLPYDRIDDTGPGEGLWLKQREWHQWYWYSQMTKHDIILFQSWDSEAPEFQGHTPHAAFLNPAAKENCEPRASIEVRLIAITSLRKDRVQGDGK; this comes from the exons ATGCAGGACCAACACTCGCAACTCTTTCTATCAGGAAATCTTTCCTGCGAAACAGATTCTCTTCACTACGTTGTAGCTCCAATCGCTCATATTAAAGAGAGCACTTTATATGATCATGTAAAGCCCTATATGATCCTCTCAGCCGGCGACGTCGATATACCAAAAACGAATTGCTTCTTCACCGCTGGCAACAACGTAGTTATTCGCGACCTACGCGCTTCGGGGAGTGGATTGCGCGATGCCGATGGTTTCGATTCTCAGGGTTTTGCGTACCTTGATGTTCCGTCGGGCGTGAAACTGAGTATGGAGAAGTTCAAATCGAGTGATGTATCGGGAGAGCTTCTAGAGTATTTGGAAGAGACGAGGACGTTTGTGCACGGATTTTTCAAGGCGAACAAGACGATTTGTTTTGACTGGAGA CTTCGTACAAGCTACAACAACAAAGGTAGCCATTCTGAGGAGGACATTTCCCTCGCCAGGACTGATCCGATCCCACCAGCTTATAAGGCGCATGCCG ACCTTTCTTATGAAGGCGGTCTCAAGGCCTTGAAGGCGTACTTGAACGAGCAAGAACTTCGCCATCTACATGATGGATCCAGCCGGTGTCGTATTATCAA TTGCTGGAGACCTCTAGTCGCGGTGGTTGAAGATGTACCTCTTGCAATGTGCGATCGAAGGAGTGTCCAGCTTGCGGACTGGCTGCCGTACGACCGAATAGACGATACTGGCCCAGGAGAAGGACTGTGGCTGAAGCAACGAGAGTGGCATCAGTGGTACTGGTATTCGCAAATGACGAAACATGATATAATCCTTTTCCAGAGCTGGGACTCAGAAGCTCCAGAGTTTCAAG GTCATACCCCGCATGCGGCTTTTTTGAATCCGGCTGCGAAAGAAAATTGCGAGCCTCGGGCGAGTATTGAGGTCCGCTTGATTGCAATCACAAGCTTGAGGAAAGACCGAGTGCAAGGAGATGGCAAGTAG
- a CDS encoding uncharacterized protein (EggNog:ENOG41~TransMembrane:7 (o23-43i110-132o138-163i184-202o208-230i242-263o275-298i)), translating to MTLVSELAAPPLGSLIMIKSSPLMTMVVATMVEFLSIFVLPFISEASQHAAAEYETLSGDEPSDEAVALPVPDQLLSSRKTLSTRIKEKTKAITEGMGEAAKFAVKDRNILFALPSFLLPIIAQELMAFLLQYTSTKFGWTLAAATILTTMRPAITILLYTLLLPTFNRFLLMRLGLSAGNADLVAAKVSPVLSVLGLLMMGLSSTPWMLAIGLVVFTLGYGYTQSAQLFLASRVEKDQLGLLYTVTATISAIGGILGAPLIAQTLNLGLKLSGIWLGLPFFVAAGVYALSSIGVWSLSFT from the exons ATGACACTCGTATCCGAGCTTGCGGCGCCTCCTCTCGGAAGCCTGATTATGATTAAATCCAGTCCGCTCATGACAATGGTGGTCGCAACGATGGTTGAAtttctttctatttttgttttgccATTTATCTCTGAAGCTTCACAACACGCCGCTGCCGAGTATGAGACCTTAAGCGGAGATGAACCCTCAGATGAGGCTGTTGCCCTACCTGTACCCGACCAACTACTGTCGTCCCGAAAGACCTTGAGCACACGCATcaaggaaaagacaaaagcgATAACGGAGGGCATGGGAGAAGCTGCGAAATTTGCTGTCAAAGACCGAAACATTCTCTTCGCTTTGCCATCTTTCCTACTGCCAATCATAGCACAGGAGTTGATGGCGTTTTTGCTGCAATATACTTCAACCAAGTTTGGCTGGACTCTGGCGGCT GCCACCATTCTTACCACCATGCGACCAGCCATTACTATTCTTCTGTACACTCTCCTCTTACCGACTTTTAACAGATTCTTATTGATGCGGTTGGGACTCTCTGCCGGGAATGCAGACTTGGTGGCTGCCAAAGTCAGCCCAGTATTGTCGGTCTTGGGTTTGCTGATGATGGGTTTAAGCTCAACACCATGGATGTTGGCGATTG GCTTGGTAGTCTTCACTCTTGGGTACGGCTACACACAATCAGCGCAACTCTTCCTGGCATCGAGGGTGGAAAAAGACCAGCTTGGCTTATTATACACAGTCACTGCTACGATTAGCGCCATCGGTGGGATATTGGGGGCCCCGTTAATTGCCCAAACGTTGAACTTGGGCTTGAAATTGTCCGGGATATGGCTGGGCCTGCCATTCTTTGTCGCCGCTGGCGTTTATGCTCTCTCAAGCATTGGAGTGTGGAGCTTGTCTTTTACTTAG
- a CDS encoding uncharacterized protein (EggNog:ENOG41~TransMembrane:1 (i403-425o)) produces the protein MDQRKSSVGISLKHLYDNSSRFPPSSLAKTGSHEDALRSAYLEFFSASTGNPVTSFPTPSSAAIQAWHMSLTNALSEEIQTQIIDSLDPNFHIGQEKRIRVLGFVTKVAELLRESPHGSIQFIAKKLADDTVSNASENSRVPYAACIFACVGWATSMYKADPQQGKPLAIDTQGAPCFSAPDLLPSFVTRSVGEILGNMGDDVLPRSSSTSTPLLETKPPSKLYVARLNFATLSQLADAKIVWIDTVSGHLNFDMASQTLFLFRFPSFCELHASRNSVMAGILNSYSSAQFTVQGMMGEILMSYALIFKLNTRAQQLYKKEKAKPSNQLTDPLLDSLCLDNSENSLRNLLLGLFSPKKESFEADAEFPILSQRLLRIQNYIDGIPTNRISSLWKDRRDMSRWYTFWAVIWFGGASIFFSIIQTALAAESVKLAREQLKAQINPPQS, from the exons ATGGATCAGCGCAAGAGCTCGGTCGGCATCTCGCTGAAGCATCTCTACGATAATTCCAGCCGCTTTCCACCGTCTAGTTTGGCAAAAACTGGCAGTCATGAAGATGCTCTTCGTTCAG CGTATCTCGAGTTTTTCTCTGCTTCCACGGGCAATCCTGTCACATCGTTTCCGACTCCTAGTAGTGCTGCGATACAAGCATGGCACATGAGCCTAACGAATGCTCTATCCGAAGAAATCCAAACGCAAATCATTGATAGCCTCGACCCCAATTTTCATATCGGGCAAGAGAAGCGGATACGCGTCCTAGGGTTCGTTACCAAAGTGGCGGAGCTTTTACGAGAGAGCCCGCATGGATCGATACAGTTTATCgcaaagaagctggccgaTGACACTGTTTCAAATGCGTCTGAGAACTCTCGAGTCCCCTACGCCGCGTGTATTTTCGCGTGTGTCGGGTGGGCAACGTCAATGTACAAGGCAGACCCTCAGCAAGGCAAACCTCTGGCCATTGATACACAAGGTGCGCCTTGCTTCTCAGCGCCAGATCTGCTTCCGTCGTTTGTTACTAGATCCGTAGGAGAGATTCTAGGAAACATGGGAGATGACGTGCTTCCGAGGAGCAGCTCAACATCGACACCTCTTCTAGAGACGAAACCTCCCAGCAAGCTTTATGTTGCGCGCCTGAATTTTGCCACGCTATCTCAGTTAGCCGATGCCAAGATTGTTTGGATTGATACTGTCAGCGGGCACTTAAACTTTgacatggccagccagacactttttctctttcgctTTCCGTCGTTCTGCGAGCTTCATGCTTCGCGGAATTCTGTCATGGCAGG TATCCTCAATTCCTACTCTTCTGCTCAATTTACCGTTCAGGGCATGATGGGAGAAATCCTCATGTCGTACGCTCTTATATTCAAGCTAAACACGCGAGCTCAACAACTAtacaagaaagagaaggcgAAGCCGAGCAACCAATTGACAGATCCTCTTCTTGATAGCCTTTGCCTTGACAACTCGGAAAATTCGTTGAGAAACCTATTGCTCGGGCTTTTTAGCCCGAAGAAGGAATCATTCGAAGCGGATGCGGAATTTCCCATCTTGTCTCAGCGTTTATTACGAATCCAAAACTACATTGACGGTATTCCGACAAATCGAATATCCTCTTTGTGGAAGGACAGACGTGACATGTCAAGATGGTATACGTTTTGGGCAGTCATTTGGTTTGGCGGTGCcagtattttcttttccatcatccaAACGGCCCTGGCAGCCGAGTCAGTCAAGCTTGCTCGTGAGCAACTGAAAGCTCAGATAAATCCTCCACAATCTTGA
- a CDS encoding uncharacterized protein (EggNog:ENOG41) — MGAILNEQGHDKEALLSFKRALSIREELLAPDDSEVANALSNCAIAQLGIGTEPEIALTWLLRSLEIDESKPDEIKRKVLHLKHFNLCFAYKALGNWDLFTKHLTKATDSNNHLSDLRRREGKLADAYELCKRAKEIAKKEVATSPWVSASVYKMGHIRLLQGRGEEAVEHLQEALKITSLNEHEKDDQGDRARVLDKLARAFTMLKNHDLSSMYRSEADAIYTKLTASGVYDPIGDEDEKWEFLVCIKFR; from the exons ATGGGCGCAATACTAAACGAGCAAGGGCACGACAAAGAAGCCCTCCTAAGCTTCAAGCGAGCGCTTTCCATCCGCGAAGAACTTCTAGCTCCGGATGACTCTGAGGTGGCCAACGCGCTGAGCAACTGTGCGATTGCTCAGCTGGGAATCGGGACAGAGCCTGAAATTGCGCTAACCTGGCTACTACGATCTCTAGAGATTGATGAATCTAAGCCTGACGAAATCAAGCGGAAGGTTTTGCATCTGAAGCATTTTAATCTTTGCTTCGCATACAAAGCGTTGGGAAATTGGGATTTGTTCACCAAGCATCTCACAAAGGCGACGGA TTCAAACAACCATCTCTCTGATCTCAGAAGACGAGAAGGAAAATTAGCAGACGCTTACGAGCTGTGCAAGCGAGCGAAAGAGATTGCCAAAAAAGAAGTCGCCACGAGTCCCTGGGTCTCTGCATCGGTCTACAAGATGGGCCATATTAGACTACTACAAGGGAgaggtgaagaagctgt GGAACACCTCCAGGAAGCACTTAAAATTACTAGCCTCAACGAGCATGAGAAAGATGACCAAGGTGATAGAGCAAGGGTCTTGGATAAACTGGCGCGAGCCTTTACCATGCTTAAAAACCACGATCTGAGCAGCATGTACAGATCAGAGGCTGACGCGATCTATACGAAACTGACGGCCTCTGGAGTGTATGATCCcattggcgatgaagacgagaaatGGGAATTTCTAGTCTGCATCAAGTTCCGCTGA
- a CDS encoding uncharacterized protein (EggNog:ENOG41), translated as MPSNSEAMRSSQSRLEKRWSDAVALSENELGKEDFFRLGEIKDSKELVSLIEEMCSTEYNKKICYHLNFYIPKVTTLGAALEVALGNKSRSYLAYWGVVHLMLELAARSEVVLSRLTTLWTDVANHLHAFEAYSPIIEQDTHLREIVLEVLLEFFSASVAAVRVIKLTPTRVSLDYLDSHVEWMQLTGKYKSISNSLSQTVHFIKESSEAKIIQEEKKREEIFGRLTHLPIEAESDESSIAKLSIQESDTPQGYYYVPFRHNQNFFGREELLLEIEQKLESRDDALRSLSIWGTGGVGKTQIALEFAYRQHRKGVKYILWIPSEHHSESAKAFTQVAGLLKLSGATTSKGHEQNKLLVLHFLQHTTDSWLLIYDNIENQKLLEGSLPSCGSGSILITCRSEILASSVADEQIEIPVLTDREERELTEEFSSELGGLSLAIDLMSRHMRTRKKGVAQFLPYYREKRALLHRNPQRGITNIYYNGDLESSWTIAFGQLDEQSIKVFRVLCMLAPDRIPLTVLSHEAVTSSNPEHKEGEKLDEEDESSRFSSCTN; from the exons ATGCCATCAAATTCGGAAGCTATGCGGTCTTCACAAAGTAGGTT ggagaagagatggtCAGACGCTGTCGCATTGTCGGAAAACGAACTCGGGAAAGAAGATTTTTTTCGACTTGGCGAGATCAAAGACTCAAAAGAGCTGGTGTCTCTCATTGAAGAAATGTGTAGCACTGAGTACAACAAAAAGATCTGCTACCATTTGAACTTTTACATTCCAAAGGTTACTACCTTGGGCGCAGCTCTCGAAGTCGCTCTTGGTAATAAATCCAGATCCTATCTCGCATACTGGGGTGTTGTGCACCTGATGCTCGAG CTGGCAGCTCGGTCTGAAGTTGTGCTTTCGCGGCTTACCACGTTGTGGACTGATGTTGCCAATCATCTCCATGCATTTGAGGCCTATAGCCCCATCATTGAGCAAGACACGCACCTTAGAGAAATCGTGCTTGAAGTGCTACTGGAGTTTTTCTCCGCGTCAGTTGCAGCTGTGAGAGTAATTAAGCTTACTCCGACTCGAGTCAGCTTAG ATTACTTGGACAGTCATGTGGAATGGATGCAACTAACGGGGAAATACAAATCGATTTCGAATAGCCTCTCGCAAACGGTGCATTTCATCAAAGAATCGTCCGAGGCAAAGATcatccaagaagagaagaagagagaagagattttCGGTCGCCTTACTCATCTGCCGATAGAAGCTGAGAGCGATGAATCTTCCATTGCCAAACTTTCAATCCAAGAGTCAGATACGCCACAGGGTTACTACTATGTTCCCTTTAGGCACAATCAAAATTTCTTTGGCCGAGAAGAGCTACTGCTTGAAATCGAGCAAAAACTGGAATCCCGCGACGATGCTCTCCGCTCACTCTCAATCTGGGGAACAGGAGGGGTAGGTAAAACACAGATTGCGCTGGAGTTTGCATACCGACAACATCGTAAAGGGGTGAAATATATTCTCTGGATTCCCAGTGAACATCATTCTGAGTCTGCCAAAGCTTTCACTCAGGTTGCCGGTTTATTGAAACTGAGTGGGGCTACTACGTCCAAGGGCCATGAACAGAACAAATTGCTAGTACTTCATTTTTTGCAGCATACAA CTGACTCATGGCTGCTTATATACGACAACATTGAGAACCAGAAACTGTTGGAAGGCTCCCTGCCATCATGTGGCTCGGGCTCTATCCTCATAACTTGCCGAAGCGAAATTCTCGCATCCTCAGTTGCAGATGAACAGATTGAAATACCTGTGCTGACGGATCGTGAAG AACGTGAGCTTACAGAAGAATTCTCTAGCGAGTTGGGTGGGCTCTCTCTTGCAATCGATTTGATGTCGAGGCACATGCGGACTCGCAAAAAGGGTGTTGCGCAATTTCTCCCATACTACCGGGAGAAAAGGGCGCTATTACATCGAAACCCTCAGAGAGGCATCACAAATATTTATTACAACGGAGATTTAGAATCGTCATGGACAATCGCGTTTGGCCAATTGGATGAGCAATCTATAAAGGTCTTTAGAGTTTTATGTATGCTTGCACCGGATCGCATTCCATTAACAGTGCTTTCACATGAAGCTGTTACGAGTTCAAATCCAGAGCACAAGGAAGGCGAAAAGCTAGACGAAGAAGA TGAATCTAGTCGATTTAGCTCTTGTACGAACTAA
- a CDS encoding uncharacterized protein (SECRETED:SignalP(1-21)~TransMembrane:1 (n4-15c21/22o628-646i)), producing MSRLAALLAAASLLAPTGASAVPHDIEYRDFNELPRSLGSRATDQSPKGYAPSTVDCPSERPVIRLGSHLSPQEKEWLPRRRNETIAPIRALLDRISIPGFSSDRYLANVEKDPTALPNIGLAVSGGGYRALQNGAGAIAAWDARSTDANSTGKLGGLLQSATYISGLSGGGWLVGSIYTNNFSTVQGIIDAGAWQFDESILAGPKSVSLTSYYNEVFDDVDAKDKAGFDRSITDYWGRFLSYQLVDVTSGGPGYTFSSIADDPDFKNARAPLPFLVADSRPPGETIISNNSTIFDFNPWEMGSSDPTLNGYIPLKYAGSKFNNGVLPKNESCFVGFDNVGFIMGTSSTLFNQIILYLQNDNGTNSIVPKGIPDFVVKILTGVLTGLGNDNNDIADWTPNPFKGWNNKTNPFADNNRLTLVDGGEDLQNIPYHPHLLQERKVDVVFSVDSSADTNGWPDGASPIATYERAVSKISNGTGFPYVPGRETFLNLGLNTKPVFFGCNSTNVTDTSPLIVYLPNYPYQFQSNLSTFQMSYADDERNAVITNGWDVVTQGNATRDSNWPVCVGCAMLSRSFERTKTPVPDACNKCFQQYCWNGTIQTGTPADYQPRILDTPIKIDSNMGARSASGATVMTVLAAVTCAVLLM from the exons ATGAGCCGTTTGGCGGCTTTGCTCGCGGCGGCGTCGCTATTGGCGCCCACCGGAGCCTCTGCAG TTCCTCACGATATTGAATATCGTGATTTCAATGAGCTTCCTCGGTCTCTCGGAAGCCGGGCCACCGATCAATCTCCCAAGGGCTATGCGCCCTCTACTGTTGATTGTCCTAGCGAGCGTCCTGTGATTCGTCTTGGCTCTCATCTGAGCCCCCAGGAGAAGGAATGGCTGCCCCGGAGACGTAATGAGACCATTGCGCCTATTCGCGCCCTTCTGGACCGCATCTCCATCCCTGGCTTCAGCAGTGATAGATATCTTGCCAACGTCGAGAAGGATCCCACGGCTCTGCCCAACATTGGTTTGGCTGTCTCTGGCGGCGGCTACCGTGCCTTGCAAAAcggagctggagccattGCCGCCTGGGACGCTCGATCGACGGATGCCAACTCGACCGGTAAACTGGGCGGTCTGCTGCAGAGTGCAACCTACATCTCTGGCCTGTCTGGCGGCGGATGGCTGGTTGGCAGCATCTACACAAACAACTTTTCCACGGTCCAAGGCATAATAGACGCAGGTGCCTGGCAGTTTGACGAGTCAATTCTTGCGG GTCCCAAGTCAGTTAGCCTGACAAGCTATTATAATGAAGTCTTTGACGACGTCgatgccaaggacaaggctggCTTCGATCGTTCCATCACCGACTACTGGGGTCGCTTCCTCTCTTACCAGCTCGTCGACGTCACCAGCGGTGGCCCTGGCTACACCTTCTCCTCCATTGCCGACGACCCTGACTTCAAAAACGCGAGAGCGCCTCTCCCTTTCCTAGTCGCAGATAGTCGCCCGCCTGGAGAGaccatcatctccaacaacTCGACCATCTTTGACTTTAACCCCTGGGAGATGGGCTCATCCGACCCGACTCTGAATGGCTACATCCCGCTCAAGTACGCCGGTTCCAAGTTCAACAACGGCGTGCTGCCCAAGAACGAATCTTGCTTTGTGGGATTCGACAATGTCGGCTTCATCATGGGCACCTCTAGCACTCTCTTCAACCAAATCATCCTCTACCTCCAAAACGACAATGGCACAAACTCCATTGTTCCCAAAGGCATCCCCGATTTCGTCGTCAAGATTCTCACTGGTGTTTTAACCGGGCTCGGTAACGACAACAACGACATTGCCGACTGGACGCCGAACCCCTTCAAGGGATGGAACAACAAGACCAACCCCTTTGCCGACAACAACCGATTGACTCTTGTGGATGGCGGTGAGGATCTGCAGAACATTCCCTACCACCCTCATCTGCTGCAGGAGCGCAAGGTAGACGTTGTCTTTTCTGTCGACTCGTCGGCCGATACCAACGGCTGGCCCGATGGTGCCTCTCCCATTGCCACGTACGAGCGTGCAGTCAGCAAAATCTCAAACGGCACTGGATTCCCCTATGTCCCCGGGAGAGAGACTTTCCTCAACCTCGGACTCAACACCAAGCCCGTCTTTTTCGGCTGCAACTCGACCAACGTGACGGACACATCGCCCCTGATTGTCTATCTGCCCAACTACCCCTACCAGTTCCAGTCCAACCTTTCGACTTTCCAGATGTCGTACGCAGACGATGAGCGCAATGCCGTCATTACCAACGGCTGGGACGTTGTCACTCAGGGCAATGCGACTCGCGACTCCAACTGGCCAGTGTGCGTCGGCTGCGCCATGCTGTCCCGCAGCTTCGAGCGCACCAAGACTCCCGTGCCCGATGCCTGCAACAAGTGCTTCCAGCAGTACTGCTGGAACGGCACGATCCAAACAGGAACACCGGCAGACTACCAACCAAGGATCTTGGACACGCCCATCAAGATTGACAGCAACATGGGCGCGAGATCTGCCAGCGGCGCGACGGTGATGACGGTGTTGGCGGCAGTTACGTGTGCTGTGTTGCTCATGTAA
- a CDS encoding uncharacterized protein (EggNog:ENOG41), translated as MGDTSESVVVDENVIAHLPTGVEIISIVPTCPSKYVFTARINTREADGTLKSYFKKESSGEMGRIMLRGAFESESTFYSFAPQNVPQPVGWGACKTAPDTSFFLAEFHEMDDKIPELHELCTLTANIHQQSAGKSPRGQFGFHVTTHLGNIPTDNTWCSTWEAFFTRAMKNMLDLEMKTHRGEDTDKEMEDLSKKLIHFVIPRLIRPMESEGRSITPVLVHGDLWPGNAKHDTSTGRLMIFDSGACWGHNEADLAEFRAPRYRLGTTYMVEYHRHIPKTEPVEDWEDRNRLYALRYDLLCSAVFRHNSPYRALAMAEMKYLVDNYAKELEE; from the exons ATGGGGGACACGTCTGAGTCTGTCGTTGTCGATGAGAACGTCATTGCGC ACCTCCCGACTGGAGTGGAAATTATTTCCATCGTGCCCACTTG TCCCAGCAAATATGTTTTTACTGCTAGAATAAATACTCGTGAAGCTGATGGCACTTTGAAATCGTATTTTAAAAAG GAGAGCTCAGGCGAAATGGGTCGGATTATGTTGCGAGGTGCTTTTGAAAGCGAATCTACGTTTTACAGCTTTGCTCCTCAGA ATGTTCCTCAGCCCGTGGGGTGGGGTGCCTGTAAAACAGCTCCAGAcacatctttctttctggcAGAATTTCACGAAATGGACGACAAAATTCCGGAGCTACATGAGTTATGTACTCTCACAGCAAATATCCATCAACAGTCAGCCGGAAAATCCCCTAGAGGGCAATTTGGATTTCATGTCACTACTC ATCTTGGGAATATCCCAACAGATAATACTTGGTGCTCAACCTGGGAAGCCTTCTTTACTCGAGCAATGAAGAATATGCTAGACTTGGAGATGAAAACCCATCGGGGTGAAGACACCGACAAAGAAATGGAGGATTTGTCGAAGAAACTCATTCATTTCGTCATCCCACGGCTGATTCGGCCAATGGAGTCTGAAGGGAGAAGCATTACGCCGGTCCTTGTGCACGGAGATCTTTGGCCTGGCAATGCCAAACACGACACTTCAACTGGTCGCCTGATGATATTCGATTCAGGAGCGTGCTGGGGACATAACGAAG CGGATCTCGCCGAGTTTCGTGCGCCGCGTTATAGGCTTGGTACAACATATATGGTAGAGTATCATCGACATATTCCAAAGACTGAGCCAGTGGAAGACTGGGAAGACCGAAATCGTCTATATGCATT GCGTTACGATCTTCTCTGTTCAGCGGTATTCCGTCACAATTCACCGTACCGAGCGCTGGCAATGGCGGAAATGAAATATCTGGTTGACAACTATGCTAAGGAACTTGAAGAATGA